A segment of the Xylanibacillus composti genome:
GTGACATCACATATGGCACGAACAATGAGTTCGGCTTTGATTATTTGCGCGACAACATGGTGCTGTACAAGGAGCAGATGGTACAGCGTCCGCTTCACTATGCCATTATCGATGAGGTCGATTCCATCCTGATCGACGAGGCGCGGACACCGCTGATTATTTCTGGACAAGCTGCCAAGTCCACGGATCTGTACTATGCGGCTGATCGGTTTGTCAAAACCTTGAATCCGGAAGAAGACTACACCGTGGATATCAAGGTCAAGAGTGTGCAGCTTAGCGAGCCAGCGGTGGAAAAAGCGGAGAGAGCGTTCGGCATCGAGAACTTGTTCGATCATGCTCACGTTACCTTGAACCACCACATTACGCAAGCGCTGAAGGCGCATGTCATCATGAAGCGGGACGTAGATTATGTGGTTCAGGACGGCGAAGTGGTCATCGTTGACGAATTCACCGGCCGCTTGATGACCGGGCGTCGCTACAGCGACGGTCTGCACCAGGCGATTGAAGCGAAGGAAGGCCTTAAGGTACAGAACGAGAGCATGACGCTGGCGACAATCACCTTCCAGAACTACTTCCGGATGTATAAGAAGCTGTCGGGCATGACAGGAACAGCGAAGACGGAAGAAGAGGAATTCGGAAAGATTTACGGGTTGGACGTAGTGGTCATTCCGACGAACAAGCCGATGATCCGCAACGACATGCCGGATGTTGTCTACAAGACCGAGCAGAGCAAATACAAGATGGTGGCCGAGGAGATTGAACGCCGCCACCGGAACAATCAGCCGGTGCTGGTCGGCACGGTATCGATTGAAAATTCGGAGCGGCTATCCAATCTGCTGAAGAAAAAAGGCGTCCCGCATAAGGTGCTGAATGCCAAGTATCATGCAGAGGAAGCGGAAATTGTAGCCAAGGCCGGGCAAGCCGGCGCGGTGACGATTGCCACCAACATGGCTGGACGCGGTACAGATATTGTTCTTGGTTCAGGCGTGGCGGATCTTGGCGGGCTTCACATTATCGGGACGGAGCGCCATGAGAGCCGCCGGATTGACAATCAGCTGCGCGGCCGCGCCGGCCGTCAGGGAGATCCCGGCTCCTCCCAGTTCTATCTGTCGCTGGAGGACGAGCTGATGCGCCGCTTTGGCGCCGAGAACATTATGAGCATGATGAACCGACTCGGTTTTGAGGAAGACCAGCCGATCGAGAGCAAGCTGATCACCAAGGCGGTGGAATCCGCACAGAAACGGGTGGAAGGCAGCAACTTCGATGTGCGGAAGGTCGTTCTGCAGTACGATGATGTCATGAATCAGCAGCGGAACATCATTTACAAGCAGCGTCAGGAAGTGCTGGATGCCGACGCCGCTGAGATGAAACAGATCACTTGGAATATGATTGAGCCGGTAATTGGGCGTATTGTAGAAGCTCATTGTCCCGACGATCAGGTGCCTGAGGAATGGGACATCGCTGCAGTCGTTGACTATGCCAATGCAACCTTCCTGCAGGAAGGCATGCTGGCGGAGAACGATTTGAAGGGCAAGGAAAAGGAAGAAATCATCGAGAAGCTCCGCGGCATGGTCAAAGAACTGTTCGATCAGCGTGAGCAAGAGCTCGGCGAAGAGACGATGCGCGAATTCGGGAAGGTCGTCATTCTCCGCGCGGTGGATTCCAAGTGGATGGATCACATCGATGCGATGGACCAGCTTCGTCAGGGGATTCACTTGCGGGCTTACGGCGGCACGGATCCGCTGAGGGAATATCAGTTTGAAGGATTTGAGATGTTCCAGCAAATGATCGAGAGCATTCAGGAAGATGTCGCCAAGTATACGATGAAGGCGCACGTAGAGACGAACCTGAAGCGTGAGGCGGTTGCCGAAGGACAAGCGGTCGATCCGAACGCAGAAGTGACGAAGAAGCCTGTCCGCCGCGCGGAAAAGGTTGGGCGCAATGATCCATGTCCATGCGGCAGCGGCAAGAAATACAAGCAATGCCACGGGCAACAGGCATAGAGTAATAAAGCGGCTGAACGAAGGAGAGGCGGGCGTGTGAACGGTTGGTTGCATACTGGCCTGTTTCCCGCTTCGTTCCAGCTGTTCAGCCATTGATTATTTCGAGAGGTGAAGCAATCATGATCGACGCAGAGATTCGCCACGCGGCCAAAGAAGCGGCTGCACGTATTCTTACCCTTAGGGGGTCTCTTTGACTTAGAATACAAGCTGGAGCAGATTGAGAACTATGAAGTGAAGATGAGCGAGCCGGATTTCTGGGATGACAACGAACGCGCACAGAAGCTGATCGCCGAAAGCAATGCGCTCAAATCGGTCGTAGACCAGTATGAGAAGCTGGCGCAGCAGCAGGAGGATCTCGCTGCCATGATCGAGCTCGTCGAGGAAGAGAATGACGAATCGCTGGAGGCGGAAATTCGTGAAGCTGCGGATGAGCTTATGGCCGGACTCAAGGCATTTGAGCTGCAGCTGATGCTCAACGGTCCGTACGACAAGAACAATGCGATTTTGGAGCTGCACCCGGGAGCGGGCGGCACCGAGTCGCAGGACTGGGCGGAAATGCTTCTGCGCATGTACCGCCGCTGGGCCGAGCAGCATGAGTACAAGGTCGAGGTCCTGGACTATCTGCCCGGCGACGAAGCCGGCGTGAAGAGCGTGACGCTGCTCATACGCGGGCACAACGCATACGGCTACCTGAAGGCGGAGAAGGGCGTCCACCGCTTGGTGAGAATTTCCCCATTCGATGCTTCCGGCAGGCGCCATACCTCTTTTGTCTCCTGCGATGTCATGCCGGAAATCGACGATGACAACTCAGAGATAGAAGTGCGCCCCGAGGACTTGCGGATCGATACGTACCGATCGAGCGGGGCAGGCGGCCAGCACGTCAACAAGACGGAGTCGGCTGTCCGGATCACACACATTCCAACAGGCATCGTTACCGCCTGCCAAACCGAGCGCTCACAGATTCAGAACCGCGAGCGCGCGATGCGCATGCTGAAATCAAAGCTCTTGGAAAGACGCCTCGAGGAGCAGCAAAAGGAGATTGCGGAAATCAAGGGGGAACAGCTGGAGATCGGCTGGGGCAGCCAAATCCGTTCCTATGTCTTTCATCCGTACAGCATGGTCAAGGATCATCGGACGAACGTGGAGACGGGGAATGTGCAGGCTGTGATGGACGGCGAACTAGATCCCTTCATCGATGCTTATTTGCGCAAAGAAATTTAATGCATGCCTCATCCTGTTGGGCTGCCTCTAGGCGAAGCCCAGCGGGATGTTCTTTTATTTTCTGGCGCTGTCATGCAGGAAGACGGACGGGCAGGTATGCACGGGCAACGGGGCTGCGGAAAGAGAGCCAGCGGCGTCATGCCTGCAAGACACATACAGTTGATGAGGACAGGAAGGGTCAGAAGATGATGCGAAAAGCAAGACGGGGACAATCCAGAATCCAATCGAACAGCAGCTTGTACCGGCTGTATGAATATGGACTGCTGCTGGCCGGTGCGTTTGTCGTCGCGGCCAGCTTCAATCTGTTTCTGAATCCGAATCAGATCGTGTCCGGCGGGGTAGCAGGCATATCGACGATTGCGGAGCATGTATTCGGATTTGAACCGGCGATTGTGCAATGGGCGCTGAACATTCCGATATTTCTTGCGGGATGGTGGCTCTTGGGCGGCGGTTTTGGCTTGAAGACGGTGCTCGGTTCCATCATATTGCCATTCTTCGTGCTGCTGACAAGCAGTTGGTCACCGCCGACACCGAATTTGCTGTTGGCTGCGATTTATGGCGGCATCGGGGTTGGCGCCGGGATAGGTCTGGTCTTCCGCGGCAGGGGCTCCACAGGCGGCTTGGATACAGCAGCGCAAATCCTGCACAAGTATACGGGGCTTAGCCTGGGCATGGCGCTGGCGATCTTCGATGGAGCGGTGATCGTAAGCGCCGGGATCATCTTTACGCCAGAGAAGGCGCTGTATGCGCTGATCGGACTGTTTGTCACCGCGAAGACAATCGATGTGATGCAGGTGGGATTTTCTACGTCGAAGGTTGCGTACATCATTTCGGACAAGGCAGAACAATTGCAGCCCGTGATTTTGCAGGATCTCGACAGGGGCCTGACTCGCTTGCACGGATATGGCGGCTATACGGGGGAGCAGAAGAACGTTCTGATGGTCGTAGTCGCGCAGCGGGAAATTGCCAAGCTGAAAGGACTTGTCCGCTCAGTCGATCCGCATGCATTTATGATTTTGAGCGATGCGTCCGAGGTATTAGGTGAGGGCTTCAAAATCGGAAATCCTTAATGTTTTTGATTGTGCATCACTGATTTGATTGTCCTCCTCTTGCTCATTTTTACGTTCTATACTATTCTATACCTGCTGACGTAAATCCAGAAAACACACATTGAATTTTAATGCATCAAATTGTATAATCATACATAACTTATTTTGTACGGGAAAAGGGGACGGTTACGATGTCAAATCCATTGCGCGCGGCTATAGTTGGATCGACCGGATACGGCGGTGTGGAGCTGATTCGGTTGCTGCAGCATCATCCGCAAGTCGAGATCACGTCTGTCATTTCGTCTTCCTCAGCTGGCACACCAATTACGGAAGGCTTTCCTCATTTGCACAGCATCATGACAGACAATCTGGACGCTGTGGACATTCCGCTTATTCAAAGCAAGGCTGACGTGGTGTTTTTGGCGACGCCGTCCGGGGTAAGTGTAAAGCTGGCGCCTCAATTTCTGGACGCCGGTTTGAAAGTGATTGATCTCTCAGGCGATTATCGATTGAAATCGGGTGAAGCGTACAAAACCTGGTATAAGCACGATCCTGCGGAAGAGCGCTATTTGCAGCAGGCTGTTTATGGTCTTGCCGAGATTTACGGTACACAGGTGAAGGGGCAGCCGTTTATCTCCAATCCGGGCTGCTACCCGACTGCGACCCTCTTGGCCTTGTGGCCGGCTGTGGAGCGGGGATGGATTGACCCGGCTTCGATCATCATTGACGCCAAGTCTGGCGTATCCGGTGCCGGGCGCGGTCAGAGCCTGACCGTGCACTATTCGGAAATCAATGAGAACTTCCGCGCCTACAAGGTCAACAAGCATCAGCACATTCCGGAGATTGAACAGGTTCTGAGCGACGCTGCGGGCAAGCCGGTCAACGTCACCTTCACGACTCATCTCGTTCCGATGACGAGGGGGATCATGACGACGATTTACGGCGTGCAGTCGGAAGCGCGCACGGATCAGGATTGGGTTCGGGCGTATGAGGAGTATTATGCAGGGAAGAAGTTCGTCCGCATTCGGCCAGCCGGACAGTGGCCGGCAACGAAGGAAGTAACGGGATCGAACTATTGCGACATCGGATTTGCCGCGGATGCGCGCACTGGAAGAATCACGATCATTTCTGTCATTGATAATGTAGTGAAGGGCGCAGCCGGCCAGGCCATTCAAAACTTGAACTTAATGATGGGATGGGACGAGGCGCTTGGCCTTCATATGGCGCCAGTGTATCCTTAAGAGTTTTATAGTTTCATACACAGGTCATGCAGGGCTAAGCGGCCTGGGCGAATGTATAGAGAAAGCAGGGGCGACGAGGATGGAAATGGAAGAACACAAACAGGTTCATATCGTGGAAGGCGGCTCCGTCACGACACCGAAGGGATTTCGCGCAGGAGGCTTGCATTGCGGCATCAAGAAGACCGCGCGCAACGATCTGGGTGCGATCCTGTGCGAGGTTCCGGCGGAAGCCGCCGCGGTATTTACGACGAATATTTTTCAGGCTGCACCGCTGAAGATCACGCGTGAAAGCTTGACTGCGGGTAACAGGCTGCAAGCGATGATCGTGAACTCCGGCAATGCGAATGCCTGCACCGGCCAGCAGGGAGAGGATGATGCGCGCAGCATGCGGGCAGCGGCAGCTCAAGCATGGGGAATGCCGGAGCATTATGTAGGCGTGACCTCCACGGGCGTAATCGGCGAGCTGTTGCCGATGGATAAGGTGCTGGCCGGCATAGCCGGACTGCCTGAAGCCGTTACTGCGGTCGGGGGACCTGCCTTCAACGAGGCGATCCTGACGACGGATTTGGTGGAAAAGACGATCTGTGTGCGCGTGGACATTGATGGCGTGCCTGTCCATATTGCCGGTGCCGCCAAAGGCTCCGGCATGATCCATCCGAATATGGCTACCATGCTCGGCTTTATTACGACCGATGCAAACATTCGCGCGGCAGAGCTGCAGAAGTTGCTCAGCGAGGCAACGGATACCTCGTTCAATATGATCACCGTTGACGGAGATACCAGTACGAACGATATGGTTGTAGCCATGGCGAGCGGCTTGGCAGAGCATGAGCCTCTGAGCGAGCAGCATCCGCAATGGGCGGCGTACGCCGCGGCATTTCAGCACGTGGCGCAGCACTTGGCCAAGGCGATTGCCCGGGACGGCGAAGGCGCCACCAAACTCATAGAAGTTACCGTCAACGGTGCGGTCTCGCATGAAGCGGCCCGTGCCATCGTGAAGACGATTATAGGGTCCAGTCTGGTCAAGACGGCTGTCTTTGGCGCGGATGCGAACTGGGGACGCATCATCGCTTGTGTCGGACGCGCGGGTCAGCCTGTGAATCCGGACACGGTAGATATTCAAATCGGGGATATCCGAACTTTGGAGAAGTCGCGGCCGGTCCGTTTCGACGAAGAGAAGGCCGAGGCGTACTTGAAGTCGGATACGATTCAGATCCGGGTAGATTTGAACATGGGTGAAGGCACAGCGACCGGCTGGGGCTGCGACCTGACGTATGAGTATGTGCGAATTAATGCGGCTTATCGGACGTAACGGGGAGGGTAACCGATGAACGACTGTTTTGTCATGAAGTGCGGCGGAAGCACATTGGCGGAGCTTCCAGACGCCTTCTTCGAGGAATTGGGGAGCTTGCAGGCCGAAGGGATGATTCCGGTCATCGTGCATGGCGGCGGACCGGCTATTTCGGAAACGCTGGCCAAGCTGGACATTCCGAGCGAATTTGTTGGCGGACTGCGGAAAACAAGCGAGGCCGTGCTTGACGTTGTGGAGATGGTATTGGCTGGCAGGATCAACAAAGAGATTGTCCGGCGCATCCAGAGCTCGGGAGCAACCGCTCTAGGGGTGAGCGGTGTGGATGGCATGCTGATTGTGGCGGAGCCTGTCCCGAATGCAGATGAGATCGGCTTCGTAGGCGATGTCGTGGACGTCCAGGCATCCCTAGTGCGAGGCATTGTGGATATGGGCTATATGCCGGTTATTGCACCGATTGGCATTGACCGTGCCGGACAGCGCTACAACATTAATGCAGATACAGCGGCAGGGGCAGTTGCTTCCCATATTGGAGCGGAACGGATGATCGTGGTGACAGATGTGCCGGGCATTCTGCGAACAGCTGACAACGGCGAGAAGCAAGTCATGCCTGCTGTAACCCGGGAAGAAATTGAAGCGATGATCGATTCTGGCGATATCTACGGAGGCATGATCCCGAAGGTGCGGGCTGCGATGAAGTGTCTGCACGGACAGGTTCAGGAGGTCGTCATCGTGGACGGCAAAGTTCCCGGTATCTTGAGGCAAGTGCTTGATGGCGCGGCGGTTGGCACGCGGATTGTGAAGGAATAAGGGGTTATCAGGAAGGGGAGTATCAGGATGCAGGACAAGAAGGCGGCGCTGTTTCCCACGTACGCGCGGTTTCCATTGACACTCGTCAAGGGCGAGGGCAGCAAGCTCTGGGATGATCAGGGCAATGAATATTTAGACTTTTTCAGCGGCTTGGCCGTAACCAATTTGGGTCATGCGCACCCGGCTGTGAAGGCAGCCGTTCTCGAACAGGCCGATATACTGTGGCATGTATCGAACCTGTACCACATCCCGGGCCAGGAGAAGCTGGCAGAGGAACTGACAGCCGCAAGCTGCGCGGATCGGGCGTTTTTCTGCAACAGCGGAGCTGAAGCGAACGAGGCAGCCATCAAGCTGGCACGCCGCTATCACCAACTGGTACGACGCGAGCAGCGTTATGA
Coding sequences within it:
- the argC gene encoding N-acetyl-gamma-glutamyl-phosphate reductase — translated: MSNPLRAAIVGSTGYGGVELIRLLQHHPQVEITSVISSSSAGTPITEGFPHLHSIMTDNLDAVDIPLIQSKADVVFLATPSGVSVKLAPQFLDAGLKVIDLSGDYRLKSGEAYKTWYKHDPAEERYLQQAVYGLAEIYGTQVKGQPFISNPGCYPTATLLALWPAVERGWIDPASIIIDAKSGVSGAGRGQSLTVHYSEINENFRAYKVNKHQHIPEIEQVLSDAAGKPVNVTFTTHLVPMTRGIMTTIYGVQSEARTDQDWVRAYEEYYAGKKFVRIRPAGQWPATKEVTGSNYCDIGFAADARTGRITIISVIDNVVKGAAGQAIQNLNLMMGWDEALGLHMAPVYP
- the prfB gene encoding peptide chain release factor 2 (programmed frameshift), translating into MIDAEIRHAAKEAAARILTLRGSLDLEYKLEQIENYEVKMSEPDFWDDNERAQKLIAESNALKSVVDQYEKLAQQQEDLAAMIELVEEENDESLEAEIREAADELMAGLKAFELQLMLNGPYDKNNAILELHPGAGGTESQDWAEMLLRMYRRWAEQHEYKVEVLDYLPGDEAGVKSVTLLIRGHNAYGYLKAEKGVHRLVRISPFDASGRRHTSFVSCDVMPEIDDDNSEIEVRPEDLRIDTYRSSGAGGQHVNKTESAVRITHIPTGIVTACQTERSQIQNRERAMRMLKSKLLERRLEEQQKEIAEIKGEQLEIGWGSQIRSYVFHPYSMVKDHRTNVETGNVQAVMDGELDPFIDAYLRKEI
- the argB gene encoding acetylglutamate kinase, which codes for MNDCFVMKCGGSTLAELPDAFFEELGSLQAEGMIPVIVHGGGPAISETLAKLDIPSEFVGGLRKTSEAVLDVVEMVLAGRINKEIVRRIQSSGATALGVSGVDGMLIVAEPVPNADEIGFVGDVVDVQASLVRGIVDMGYMPVIAPIGIDRAGQRYNINADTAAGAVASHIGAERMIVVTDVPGILRTADNGEKQVMPAVTREEIEAMIDSGDIYGGMIPKVRAAMKCLHGQVQEVVIVDGKVPGILRQVLDGAAVGTRIVKE
- the secA gene encoding preprotein translocase subunit SecA, with product MLGLVKKIFGDPNDRELKRLQRKVVEINALEPQIEALSDEQLQGKTAEFRERLANGQTLDDLLPEAFAVVREAARRTLGMRHFDVQLIGGMVLHEGRIAEMKTGEGKTLVATLPVYLNALEGKGVHVITVNDYLATVQSQQMANIYNFLGMTVGVNQNSLSHDQKQEAYNCDITYGTNNEFGFDYLRDNMVLYKEQMVQRPLHYAIIDEVDSILIDEARTPLIISGQAAKSTDLYYAADRFVKTLNPEEDYTVDIKVKSVQLSEPAVEKAERAFGIENLFDHAHVTLNHHITQALKAHVIMKRDVDYVVQDGEVVIVDEFTGRLMTGRRYSDGLHQAIEAKEGLKVQNESMTLATITFQNYFRMYKKLSGMTGTAKTEEEEFGKIYGLDVVVIPTNKPMIRNDMPDVVYKTEQSKYKMVAEEIERRHRNNQPVLVGTVSIENSERLSNLLKKKGVPHKVLNAKYHAEEAEIVAKAGQAGAVTIATNMAGRGTDIVLGSGVADLGGLHIIGTERHESRRIDNQLRGRAGRQGDPGSSQFYLSLEDELMRRFGAENIMSMMNRLGFEEDQPIESKLITKAVESAQKRVEGSNFDVRKVVLQYDDVMNQQRNIIYKQRQEVLDADAAEMKQITWNMIEPVIGRIVEAHCPDDQVPEEWDIAAVVDYANATFLQEGMLAENDLKGKEKEEIIEKLRGMVKELFDQREQELGEETMREFGKVVILRAVDSKWMDHIDAMDQLRQGIHLRAYGGTDPLREYQFEGFEMFQQMIESIQEDVAKYTMKAHVETNLKREAVAEGQAVDPNAEVTKKPVRRAEKVGRNDPCPCGSGKKYKQCHGQQA
- the argJ gene encoding bifunctional glutamate N-acetyltransferase/amino-acid acetyltransferase ArgJ; the encoded protein is MEMEEHKQVHIVEGGSVTTPKGFRAGGLHCGIKKTARNDLGAILCEVPAEAAAVFTTNIFQAAPLKITRESLTAGNRLQAMIVNSGNANACTGQQGEDDARSMRAAAAQAWGMPEHYVGVTSTGVIGELLPMDKVLAGIAGLPEAVTAVGGPAFNEAILTTDLVEKTICVRVDIDGVPVHIAGAAKGSGMIHPNMATMLGFITTDANIRAAELQKLLSEATDTSFNMITVDGDTSTNDMVVAMASGLAEHEPLSEQHPQWAAYAAAFQHVAQHLAKAIARDGEGATKLIEVTVNGAVSHEAARAIVKTIIGSSLVKTAVFGADANWGRIIACVGRAGQPVNPDTVDIQIGDIRTLEKSRPVRFDEEKAEAYLKSDTIQIRVDLNMGEGTATGWGCDLTYEYVRINAAYRT
- a CDS encoding YitT family protein; this translates as MMRKARRGQSRIQSNSSLYRLYEYGLLLAGAFVVAASFNLFLNPNQIVSGGVAGISTIAEHVFGFEPAIVQWALNIPIFLAGWWLLGGGFGLKTVLGSIILPFFVLLTSSWSPPTPNLLLAAIYGGIGVGAGIGLVFRGRGSTGGLDTAAQILHKYTGLSLGMALAIFDGAVIVSAGIIFTPEKALYALIGLFVTAKTIDVMQVGFSTSKVAYIISDKAEQLQPVILQDLDRGLTRLHGYGGYTGEQKNVLMVVVAQREIAKLKGLVRSVDPHAFMILSDASEVLGEGFKIGNP